A portion of the Stegostoma tigrinum isolate sSteTig4 chromosome 18, sSteTig4.hap1, whole genome shotgun sequence genome contains these proteins:
- the LOC132210698 gene encoding probable G-protein coupled receptor 139, translating to MPLRARIQIVILTIQHIYYPILAIIGVPVNLLTIVILSQRKCGLSKCVTRYLMAMAVMDLLVLIFDLILRHIPVVFWEGFLFLYSVPVCNIHAVLLFAATDCSVWFTVTFTFDRFVAICCQRLKTKYCTERTGALVLGTVTVLSFSKNVFWYFMLTGWYVLVNDPWFCRITLEAQKSEAWGAIEFLHYILTPGIPFILIMLLNALTIRHILMTSRARSRLRAHRSGESPRDTEMESRRKSIILLFVISVNFILLWAVFMVSSIWARMMNIDNATQYMHGAVRDIGLLLQLLSCCTNTAIYAVTQTKFREEMKTVVIYPFTRIINFTK from the exons ATGCCATTACGTGCTCGGATTCAGATAGTAATTCTGACTATTCAGCACATTTACTATCCCATTCTGGCTATTATTGGTGTCCCTG TTAATTTACTGACAATTGTGATATTGTCTCAGAGAAAGTGTGGACTCTCCAAATGTGTTACTCGCTACCTGATGGCCATGGCGGTGATGGATCTGTTGGTTCTAATCTtcgacctgatattgaggcaTATTCCAGTTGTTTTTTGGGAAGGGTttcttttcctgtattctgtccctGTTTGTAATATCCATgctgtcctgctttttgcagccactgactgttcagtctggttcactgtcactttcacctttgatcgatttgtggccatttgttgccagaggCTGAAAACTAAATATTGTACAGAGAGAACGGGAGctctggttctgggaacagtgacagttttgagcttttcaaagaatgttttctggtattttatgctgaCAGGCTGGTATGTGTTGGTGAATGATCCCTGGTTTTGTCGAATTACACTGGAGGCTCAGAAATCGGAAGCTTGGGGAGCAATTGAGTTCCTTCACTACATTCTCACCCCGGGAATTCCATTTATTCTGATCATGCTGCTGAATGCTTTGACTATCAGACACATTTTaatgaccagcagagcccgcagcaGACTCCGAGCTCACAGAAGTGGGGAGAGTCCCAGAGACACAGAGATGGAAAGtcgaaggaaatccatcattttacttttTGTTATATCTGTAAATTTCATCCTGCTGTGGGCAGTGTTCATGGTGAGCTCAATATGGGCACGCATGATGAACATTGACAATGCAACTCAGTACATGCACGGTGCTGTCAGAGACATTGGACTCTTGCTgcagctcctgagttgctgcacaaacactgctatttatgctgtgacccagactaagttcagggaGGAGATGAAGACTGTGGTGATATATCCATTTACACGAATcataaacttcaccaaatga